The proteins below come from a single Cottoperca gobio chromosome 11, fCotGob3.1, whole genome shotgun sequence genomic window:
- the nkiras1 gene encoding NF-kappa-B inhibitor-interacting Ras-like protein 1 has protein sequence MGKGCKVVVCGQAAVGKTAILEQLLYGNHSVGSESSETQEDVYVASVETDRGVKEQLRLYDTKGLHDGQDLPKHYYSVADGFVLVYSVDSVESFKKVDILKKEIEKSRDKKEVTVIVLGNKTDLRERRQVEQEVAQQWARGEKVKLWEVSVTERNSLIEPFTQLTSRLTQPQSKSAFPLPGRKSKGTPSNDI, from the exons ATGGGAAAAGGCTGTAAAGTGGTGGTGTGTGGCCAGGCAGCAGTTGGTAAAACTGCCATACTGGAGCAGTTGCTGTACGGAAATCACTCTGTAG GCTCTGAGTCCAGTGAGACCCAGGAGGATGTGTATGTGGCCTCAGTGGAAACTGACCGCGGTGTGAAGGAGCAGCTGAGGCTTTATGACACTAAAGGTCTGCACGATGGACAAGACCTCCCCAAACACTACTACTCAGTGGCAGACGGCTTCGTACTCGTGTACAGCGTCGACAGCGTGGAATCTTTCAAGAAAGTGGACATCCTGAAGAAGGAAATAGAAAAGTCCAGAGATAAAAAAGAG GTGACGGTCATCGTGCTGGGCAACAAGACGGACCTGCGGGAGCGTCGTCAGGTGGAGCAGGAGGTGGCGCAGCAGTGGGCGCGAGGCGAGAAGGTGAAGCTGTGGGAGGTGAGCGTCACTGAACGCAACTCCCTCATTGAACCCTTCACGCAGCTGACCAGCCGGCTCACTCAGCCTCAGAGCAAGTCTGCCTTCCCTCTGCCGGGACGCAAGAGCAAAGGCACCCCGTCCAACGACATCTGA
- the rpl15 gene encoding large ribosomal subunit protein eL15: protein MGAYRYMQELWRKKQSDVMRFLLRVRCWQYRQLSNLHRAPRPTRPDKARRLGYKAKQGYVVYRVRVRRGGRKRPVPKGATYGKPVHHGVNQIKFARSLQSTAEERAGRHCGGLRVLSSYWVGEDSTYKFFEVILVDIFHKAIRRNPDTQWITKAVHKHREMRGLTSAGKKSRGLGKGHKFHLTIGGSRRAAWKRRNTLQLHRYR, encoded by the exons ATGGGAGCATATCGGTATATGCAGGAGCTATGGCGCAAGAAGCAGTCAGATGTGATGCGCTTCCTTCTCCGAGTCCGCTGCTGGCAGTACCGTCAGCTGTCCAACCTCCACCGGGCTCCTAGACCCACCAGACCTGACAAGGCCCGTAGACTTGGCTACAAGGCCAAGCAGG GTTACGTAGTGTATCGTGTCCGTGTGCGCCGTGGTGGCCGTAAACGCCCCGTGCCAAAGGGTGCAACTTATGGAAAGCCAGTGCACCATGGAGTCAACCAGATCAAGTTCGCCCGCAGTTTGCAGTCCACTGCTGAG GAGCGTGCTGGCCGTCACTGCGGAGGCCTGCGAGTGCTGAGCTCCTACTGGGTGGGTGAAGACTCCACCTACAAGTTCTTTGAGGTGATTCTGGTCGACATCTTCCACAAGGCCATCAGACGCAACCCAGACACCCAATGGATCACAAAGGCTGTGCACAAGCACAGAGAGATGCGTGGCCTGACATCTGCAGGAAAGAAGAGCCGCGGCCTGGGCAAGGGCCACAAGTTCCACCTGACCATCGGAGGCTCCCGCCGTGCAGCCTGGAAGAGGCGCAACACCCTGCAGCTGCATCGCTATCGTTAG
- the nr1d2b gene encoding nuclear receptor subfamily 1 group D member 2b — MESTKAGGVIAYISSTNSTSSPESCHSDSSNGSYPSSSSPRTSCHPLVQRADPAPPTAGQKLPGTQKSGRSTAKCGITKINGLVLLCKVCGDVASGFHYGVHACEGCKGFFRRSIQQNIQYKKCLKNDSCPIMRINRNRCQQCRFKKCLMVGMSRDSVRFGRIPKREKQRMLLEMQSAMNNMMNNSQLHSSQTLPFCKPLPASAAEATSEDAGPAPSSSSSTSLCTSQSDSGSDPGVAMDTSSASPYASDSASEEAIGSVTRAHQETFMYNQEQSSLMAEAPPPPGPSSSVSAKNIPNLRTEERQDAWNLHNNLVTMAVQDPPSSLGPQGQEDTTATHCPFRLSRSSPPSHCPAYAHRAFGAPPPEGPASAAYSGPLWRGGNRMHLVCPMNTSPHVNPHKSGHEVWEEFSHSFTPAVREVVEFAKKIPGFRDLSQHDQVSLLKAGTFEVLVVRFASLFDVKDRTVTFLGGKKYSVDTLRAMGAGDLLNSMFDFSEKLINLGLSEEEMSLFTAVVLVSADRSGIENVNSVEALQETLIRAVRSLVTKNHPNESAIFTKLLLKLPDLRSLNNMHSEELLAFKVHS, encoded by the exons ATGGAGTCGACCAAAGCTG GAGGCGTAATAGCCTACATCAGCTCAACCAACTCTACCTCCAGCCCGGAGTCGTGCCACAGCGACTCCTCCAACGGCAGCTACCCGTCGTCCTCCTCGCCCAGAACCAGCTGCCACCCGCTGGTTCAGCGGGCAGACCCTGCACCCCCCACCGCCGGGCAAAAACTTCCAGGGACTCAGAAAAGCGGACGCTCCACCGCGAAATGTGGCATCACAA AAATCAACGGCCTGGTGCTGCTGTGTAAGGTGTGCGGCGACGTGGCCTCTGGCTTCCACTACGGCGTCCACGCCTGCGAGGGCTGCAAG GGCTTCTTCAGGAGGAGCATCCAGCAGAACATCCAGTACAAGAAGTGCCTTAAGAACGACAGCTGCCCCATCATGAGGATCAACCGCAACCGCTGCCAGCAGTGTCGCTTCAAGAAGTGTCTGATGGTCGGGATGTCCCGAGACT CTGTGCGCTTTGGTCGGATCCCCAAACGTGAGAAGCAGCGCATGCTGCTGGAGATGCAGAGCGCCATGAACAACATGATGAACAACAGCCAGCTGCACAGCAGCCAGACGCTGCCCTTCTGCAAACCTCTGCCGGCCAGCGCCGCAGAAGCTACCTCAGAGGATGCCGGCCCGGCCCCCTCCAGCTCTTCATCCACCTCCCTGTGCACCAGCCAATCAGACTCCGGCTCTGACCCCGGCGTGGCCATGGACACCAGCTCAGCGTCGCCCTACGCGTCGGACAGCGCGTCGGAGGAGGCGATCGGCTCGGTGACCCGGGCCCACCAGGAGACCTTCATGTACAACCAGGAGCAGAGCAGCCTGATGGCCGAAGCCCCGCCCCCCCCGGGCCCCTCGAGCAGCGTCTCAGCCAAAAACATCCCTAACCTTCGCACAGAGGAGCGGCAGGACGCCTGGAACCTCCACAACAACCTGGTCACCATGGCGGTACAGGACCCCCCCTCCAGCCTGGGCCCCCAGGGTCAGGAGGACACCACCGCCACACACTGCCCCTTCAGGCTGTCGAGGAGCTCCCCCCCCAGCCACTGTCCAGCCTACGCACACAGAGCCTTTGGAGCTCCGCCCCCAGAGGGCCCCGCCAGCGCAGCCTACAGCGGGCCCCTGTGGAGAGGAGGCAACAGGATGCATCTG GTGTGTCCCATGAACACGTCTCCTCACGTGAACCCTCACAAGTCTGGCCACGAGGTGTGGGAGGAGTTCTCCCACAGCTTCACCCCGGCGGTCAGGGAGGTGGTGGAGTTTGCCAAGAAGATCCCGGGCTTCAGAGACCTGTCCCAGCACGACCAGGTCAGCCTGCTGAAGGCCGGCACCTTCGAG GTGCTGGTGGTTCGCTTTGCTTCTCTCTTCGACGTGAAGGACCGCACCGTCACCTTTCTGGGCGGGAAGAAATACAGCGTGGACACTCTGAGGGCCATGGGGGCCGGGGACCTCCTCAACTCCATGTTTGACTTCAGTGAGAAGCTCATCAACCTGGGCCTcagtgaggaggagatgagCCTCTTCACTGCCGTGGTGCTGGTCTCTGCAG ATCGCTCCGGCATCGAGAACGTGAACTCGGTGGAGGCTCTGCAGGAGACGCTGATCCGCGCCGTGCGGAGCCTCGTCACCAAGAACCACCCCAACGAGTCGGCCATCTTCACCAAGCTGCTGCTCAAACTGCCCGACCTGCGCTCGCTCAACAACATGCACTCTGAGGAGCTGCTGGCCTTCAAGGTCCATTCCTGA